In Flavobacteriaceae bacterium, the following proteins share a genomic window:
- a CDS encoding SufE family protein: protein MTIQEIQNDIVDEFSMFEDWMQRYEYMIELGKTLPLIADEHKIEENIIKGCQSKVWVYAQMDAGNVAFTADSDAIITKGIIAILLRVFSNQSPQDIIDANTDFIDKIGLKEHLSPTRANGLVSMIKQIKMYAIAYQTQLN, encoded by the coding sequence GTGACTATACAAGAGATACAAAATGATATTGTTGACGAGTTTTCTATGTTTGAAGATTGGATGCAACGGTACGAATATATGATCGAACTTGGTAAGACTTTACCTTTAATTGCAGATGAACATAAAATAGAAGAAAATATTATAAAAGGATGCCAGAGTAAAGTTTGGGTTTACGCTCAAATGGATGCTGGTAATGTTGCTTTTACAGCAGATAGCGATGCCATTATTACAAAAGGTATTATTGCTATTTTACTTCGTGTATTTTCAAATCAAAGTCCTCAGGATATTATTGATGCTAATACCGATTTTATTGATAAAATAGGATTAAAAGAACATTTATCTCCTACCCGAGCAAATGGTTTGGTAAGTATGATAAAACAAATAAAAATGTATGCCATTGCATATCAAACACAATTAAATTAA
- a CDS encoding MBL fold metallo-hydrolase codes for MKQIVSFLIVFFLISNYITAQNFDNVTMKSTKITDNIYMLQGAGGNIGLLIGEDGVFMIDDQYRELSDKIKNAVTEITSQPIKYVFNTHWHFDHAGSNEAFGEKAQIIAHKNVRKRLKEDHVITPFGWDVKALTKSGWPVITFDEGFKMYLNNEEINMIHGPAAHTDGDAFVFFKEANVIHTGDIFVRYGFPFIDAYSGGSIDGMIDILEKIIELSNNETVIIPGHGALSKQADVKEVRNMLIETKKLILDAKNEGRSKEELIDSNILSAYSERWSGNFIDTGLFIQLVYEGFENNKY; via the coding sequence ATGAAACAGATAGTATCTTTTTTAATCGTTTTCTTTTTAATAAGCAATTATATAACTGCTCAAAACTTTGATAATGTTACTATGAAATCTACAAAGATTACCGATAACATTTATATGTTGCAAGGTGCAGGTGGCAACATTGGATTACTTATTGGTGAAGATGGTGTTTTTATGATTGACGATCAGTACAGGGAGTTAAGTGACAAAATAAAAAATGCAGTAACAGAAATTACTTCTCAACCTATAAAATATGTATTTAATACACATTGGCATTTTGATCATGCAGGAAGCAATGAAGCTTTTGGCGAAAAAGCTCAAATTATAGCTCACAAAAATGTTAGAAAACGGCTTAAAGAAGATCATGTTATTACTCCGTTTGGATGGGATGTAAAAGCGTTAACAAAATCAGGGTGGCCAGTTATCACTTTTGATGAAGGGTTTAAAATGTATTTAAATAATGAAGAAATTAATATGATCCATGGCCCTGCTGCACACACAGATGGAGATGCTTTTGTATTCTTTAAAGAAGCAAATGTTATTCATACAGGAGATATTTTTGTTCGTTATGGGTTTCCGTTTATCGATGCATATTCAGGAGGCTCTATTGATGGCATGATTGATATTCTTGAGAAAATTATTGAACTTTCTAATAACGAAACCGTAATTATTCCTGGTCATGGAGCATTATCAAAACAAGCAGATGTAAAAGAGGTTCGTAATATGCTTATTGAAACTAAAAAACTTATTTTAGATGCTAAAAATGAAGGACGTTCTAAAGAAGAGCTAATAGATTCCAATATTCTTTCTGCTTATTCTGAGCGTTGGAGTGGTAATTTTATTGACACTGGCCTTTTTATACAATTAGTATACGAAGGGTTTGAAAATAACAAATACTAA
- a CDS encoding endonuclease, translating into MASNYHTIAFYNIENLFDTFNDKYTHDEDFLSHSEKQWTSKRYKKKLRKIGYAISKIGSKNSKTLPAMVGLAEVENEMVVEDLINSKFLKDKNYDLVHYDSSDERGIDVALIYDTTRFEVTYSEAFPVELFDEEGQPDYTRDILLVEGILNNEKINVIVNHWSSRREGVELSEPKRLIASAKVGEIITQLREKDINTSIIIMGDFNDNPTDKSIKQLVNAHDLYNPMEGLLSYNKGSLNHDFKWYLFDQILFSTNFFEHQPGTHSFSNANVFDADFLKQFKGKYKGNPFRTYVWKFYKGGYSDHFPVYIRLKKN; encoded by the coding sequence ATGGCATCTAATTATCATACAATTGCGTTTTACAATATTGAAAACCTGTTTGATACTTTTAATGATAAATACACTCATGATGAGGATTTTTTATCTCATTCTGAAAAGCAATGGACTTCCAAACGCTATAAAAAGAAGCTTCGTAAAATAGGCTATGCTATTTCTAAAATAGGTTCTAAAAATTCAAAAACTTTACCAGCTATGGTTGGTCTTGCCGAAGTAGAAAACGAAATGGTTGTTGAAGATCTTATTAACTCTAAGTTTTTAAAAGATAAAAACTACGATCTGGTACATTACGATTCATCTGATGAGCGTGGCATTGATGTGGCATTAATTTATGATACAACTCGATTTGAGGTCACATATTCCGAAGCTTTTCCAGTCGAACTATTTGACGAGGAAGGGCAGCCAGATTATACACGTGATATTTTACTAGTAGAAGGTATTTTAAATAATGAAAAAATAAATGTTATTGTTAACCACTGGTCTTCTCGACGTGAAGGTGTGGAGTTAAGTGAACCAAAGCGTTTAATAGCATCTGCTAAAGTAGGTGAAATTATCACGCAGCTAAGAGAAAAAGATATTAATACTTCAATAATTATTATGGGTGATTTTAATGATAACCCTACAGATAAAAGCATTAAACAATTAGTAAATGCTCACGACTTGTATAATCCTATGGAGGGTTTATTATCTTATAACAAAGGAAGTTTAAACCACGATTTTAAATGGTATTTATTCGATCAAATTCTATTTTCTACAAACTTTTTCGAACACCAGCCTGGCACCCATAGCTTTTCTAATGCCAATGTATTTGATGCAGATTTTTTAAAGCAATTTAAAGGTAAATATAAAGGCAATCCCTTTAGAACTTATGTTTGGAAATTCTATAAAGGAGGCTATAGTGACCACTTCCCTGTATATATTAGACTGAAGAAAAACTGA
- a CDS encoding cysteine desulfurase, translating to MLNIQNIRNDFPILSREVNGKPLVYFDNAATSQTPQIVIDAIVDYYSNYNANIHRGVHTLSQEATDAYEQARQKVQAHFNAKYAHEIILTSGTTHSINLIANGFSAFIKKGDEIIVSALEHHSNIVPWQMLCERTGGILKVIPMNQEGELVMDTFDTLLSNKTKLVFVNHVSNALGTVNPIETIIKKAHQVGAAVLIDGAQACPHIKPDVQALDVDFYVASAHKLCGPTGVGMLYGKEEWLNKLPPYQGGGEMIAEVSFEKTTYAGLPHKFEAGTPNICGGIAFGVALDYMNSIGFDNIATYENELLEYGTEKLLEIKGLKIYGVSEHKTAVISFNLEGIHPYDVGSIVDKLGIAVRTGHHCAQPIMDFYSIPGTVRASFSFYNTKAEIDALVEAVKKAKMMLS from the coding sequence ATGCTGAACATTCAAAATATTCGAAACGATTTTCCCATCCTATCCAGAGAAGTTAATGGAAAACCCTTAGTATATTTTGATAATGCAGCGACTTCACAAACCCCTCAAATTGTTATTGATGCTATTGTAGATTATTATTCAAACTACAATGCTAATATACATCGTGGCGTACATACGTTAAGCCAAGAAGCAACAGATGCTTATGAGCAAGCGCGACAAAAAGTGCAAGCACATTTTAATGCAAAATATGCTCATGAGATTATCTTAACATCTGGTACAACACATAGCATTAATTTAATAGCTAACGGATTTTCAGCATTTATAAAAAAAGGAGATGAAATTATTGTATCTGCTTTAGAGCATCACAGTAATATTGTGCCTTGGCAGATGCTTTGCGAACGTACAGGAGGTATTTTAAAGGTTATTCCAATGAACCAAGAGGGTGAATTGGTAATGGATACTTTTGATACATTGCTTTCTAACAAAACAAAACTGGTATTTGTTAATCACGTTTCTAACGCATTAGGAACCGTAAATCCTATCGAAACCATTATTAAAAAAGCACACCAAGTAGGTGCAGCTGTATTAATAGATGGCGCACAAGCATGCCCACATATCAAACCAGATGTACAAGCTTTGGATGTCGATTTTTATGTAGCATCTGCACATAAATTGTGTGGCCCAACTGGAGTAGGAATGCTTTATGGTAAAGAAGAGTGGTTAAATAAATTACCTCCATATCAAGGCGGAGGTGAAATGATTGCCGAGGTATCTTTCGAAAAAACCACCTATGCTGGCTTGCCTCATAAATTTGAAGCAGGAACACCAAACATTTGTGGTGGTATTGCTTTTGGAGTAGCTTTAGATTATATGAATTCTATTGGTTTTGATAACATAGCTACCTATGAAAATGAATTACTAGAATACGGGACAGAAAAGCTTTTAGAAATTAAAGGTTTAAAGATTTATGGTGTTTCAGAACATAAAACAGCTGTTATCTCTTTTAATTTAGAAGGTATTCACCCTTACGATGTTGGAAGTATTGTAGATAAATTAGGGATTGCTGTTCGCACAGGGCATCATTGTGCTCAGCCAATTATGGATTTTTATTCTATCCCAGGTACAGTACGTGCTTCGTTTTCATTTTACAATACTAAAGCAGAAATAGATGCTTTAGTTGAAGCCGTTAAAAAGGCAAAAATGATGTTGTCTTAA
- a CDS encoding DUF3078 domain-containing protein has product MKKVILLLVLGMSIVITNAQTKEELKAQKAEKQKIADAAQAEANALQAKIDALPGWRTGIFGTIGGSISEFRNSFAQGIPNNSAGTIGFTVNAYANLIQEKYFWRNALNLNLAWVKIDDRDDPTDDDGFRESTDVFNISSLYGRNISKTWALSGLAEYRTTLLSNFNDPGYLDLGVGFTWTPAKNLVVVIHPGNYNFVFSNGDNVFNSSLGAKIVADYTRKIGAINFKTNLSTFISYEDSDLSNWTWNNSFAYTLWKKIGVGFDFGLRSNKQEALNFALSQIDPLNPPAVIPNFDNVDNDLQTYWTLGLSYSF; this is encoded by the coding sequence ATGAAAAAAGTAATTCTACTACTTGTATTAGGTATGAGTATCGTTATTACAAACGCACAAACCAAAGAAGAATTAAAAGCTCAAAAAGCTGAAAAACAAAAAATTGCAGATGCAGCTCAAGCAGAAGCTAATGCGTTACAAGCCAAGATAGATGCTTTACCAGGATGGCGAACTGGTATTTTTGGAACTATAGGAGGAAGCATTTCAGAATTTAGAAACTCATTTGCTCAAGGAATTCCTAATAATTCTGCAGGAACCATTGGGTTTACGGTAAATGCTTATGCGAATTTAATTCAAGAAAAATATTTCTGGCGAAACGCCCTTAATTTAAATTTAGCTTGGGTAAAGATAGATGATAGGGATGATCCAACAGATGATGATGGGTTTAGAGAATCTACAGATGTTTTTAATATCTCATCGCTTTATGGAAGAAATATTAGTAAAACTTGGGCATTATCTGGTTTAGCAGAATACAGAACTACTTTGTTAAGTAATTTTAACGATCCTGGCTATTTAGATTTAGGAGTTGGATTTACATGGACTCCTGCAAAAAATTTAGTAGTTGTAATACATCCTGGAAATTACAATTTTGTATTTAGTAATGGTGATAATGTTTTTAATTCGTCTTTAGGGGCAAAAATTGTTGCAGATTACACTCGTAAAATAGGAGCTATAAATTTTAAAACAAACCTATCTACCTTTATTAGTTACGAAGATAGTGATTTGTCTAATTGGACATGGAATAACTCGTTTGCCTATACACTTTGGAAAAAAATAGGTGTTGGTTTTGATTTTGGATTGAGAAGCAATAAACAAGAAGCTTTAAATTTTGCCTTAAGTCAAATAGATCCGTTAAACCCTCCAGCTGTAATCCCAAATTTTGATAATGTAGATAACGATTTACAAACGTATTGGACCTTAGGTTTAAGTTATTCGTTTTAA
- the sufD gene encoding Fe-S cluster assembly protein SufD: MDLKEKLVSSFLAFENKVDVNDYVHDIRSEAIKTFEEKGFPSKREEAWKYTSLNSVLKHDYSVLSNKENAIEYKEVKKYFLDDIDTYKVVFIDGVYSSHLSQTTHEGMDICLMSSALTKPKYKAVIENYFNKIATQDSLTSLNTAFTNEGAYIHIPKNKLVEKPIQIVYFSTGNEVAAMTQPRNLVVVDENSHVQIIERHQSLTDNPVLTNSVTEIFADKRAIVDYYKVQNDNLNASLIDNTFVNQHSNSICSVHTFSFGGKLTRNNLNFFQNGEHMDSILKGITIIGGKQHVDHNTLVHHIEPNCESHQDYKGIFADKSIGVFNGKVIVEKEAQKTNAFQANNNILISDKATINTKPQLEIFADDVKCSHGCTIGQLDESAMFYMRSRGIAEKEAKALLMYAFSNNVLSSVKINELKNRINKIIAGKLGVNIGFDL, from the coding sequence AAAAGGATTTCCTTCTAAAAGAGAAGAAGCTTGGAAATACACCTCTTTAAATAGTGTATTAAAACACGATTATAGTGTGCTTTCTAATAAAGAAAATGCTATTGAATATAAAGAAGTAAAAAAGTATTTTCTTGACGATATCGATACTTATAAAGTCGTGTTTATAGATGGTGTATACTCTTCACATCTCTCGCAAACAACTCATGAGGGGATGGATATTTGCTTAATGTCTTCGGCATTAACAAAGCCTAAATACAAAGCTGTAATTGAAAATTATTTTAATAAAATAGCAACTCAAGATAGTTTAACATCATTAAATACTGCATTTACTAACGAAGGTGCTTACATTCATATCCCTAAAAATAAATTAGTAGAAAAACCTATCCAGATAGTCTACTTTTCTACAGGAAATGAAGTTGCAGCAATGACACAGCCAAGAAACTTGGTAGTAGTTGATGAGAACTCTCATGTTCAAATTATTGAGCGTCATCAGAGTTTAACAGATAACCCTGTATTAACAAACAGTGTTACAGAGATTTTTGCAGACAAACGTGCTATTGTAGATTATTATAAAGTACAAAACGATAATTTAAATGCATCGTTAATAGACAACACCTTTGTTAATCAACACAGTAACAGTATTTGCTCTGTACATACATTTTCATTTGGAGGGAAATTAACACGTAACAATCTTAATTTCTTTCAAAATGGCGAGCATATGGACTCCATCTTAAAAGGAATCACGATTATAGGTGGAAAACAACATGTTGACCACAATACTTTAGTACATCATATTGAACCAAATTGTGAGAGTCATCAAGATTACAAAGGCATATTCGCAGATAAATCTATAGGTGTTTTTAATGGTAAGGTTATTGTTGAAAAAGAAGCGCAAAAAACTAATGCATTTCAAGCCAATAACAACATATTAATAAGTGATAAAGCCACTATAAATACAAAACCTCAATTAGAAATTTTTGCAGACGATGTAAAATGTTCTCATGGCTGTACTATTGGTCAGTTAGACGAAAGCGCTATGTTTTATATGCGCTCACGTGGTATTGCAGAAAAAGAAGCCAAAGCTTTATTAATGTATGCTTTTAGTAATAACGTCCTGAGTTCTGTAAAAATTAACGAGCTAAAAAATCGAATCAATAAAATCATAGCAGGCAAGTTAGGTGTAAATATTGGATTTGACCTTTAG
- a CDS encoding DUF2480 family protein has product MKDEIINRVANSKLITLDLEDYYPEGKRIIFDIKDWLYEGFVLREKEFRQKAKEYDWTIHQDQYIALTCSTDAIIPAWAYILLTTALQPYVKQIIVGNLEQLESSIYQNIINNLDVSEYQDKPVIIKGCSNKPVPNNAYLQLTIKLMSVAKSIMYGEACSSVPLYKRK; this is encoded by the coding sequence ATGAAAGACGAAATCATAAATCGCGTAGCGAATAGTAAACTCATCACTTTAGATTTAGAAGATTATTATCCTGAAGGAAAACGCATCATTTTTGATATTAAAGATTGGTTGTACGAAGGTTTCGTGCTTCGTGAAAAAGAGTTCAGGCAAAAAGCTAAAGAATATGATTGGACCATACATCAAGATCAATACATCGCTCTAACTTGTAGTACCGATGCAATTATTCCTGCTTGGGCTTATATTTTATTAACAACCGCTCTACAACCTTATGTTAAGCAAATTATTGTTGGTAATTTAGAACAATTAGAATCTTCAATTTATCAAAATATCATTAATAATCTAGATGTTTCTGAGTATCAAGATAAACCTGTTATTATAAAAGGGTGTTCTAACAAACCAGTGCCTAACAATGCATACTTGCAATTAACAATAAAGTTAATGTCAGTTGCCAAATCAATTATGTATGGAGAAGCTTGTTCTTCTGTACCGCTTTATAAACGTAAATAA
- a CDS encoding DUF59 domain-containing protein gives MSTTEIDTQELGEKIVRVLKTIYDPEIPVDIYELGLIYDVFVNEDYDVKILMTLTTPNCPVAETLPLEVEEKVKSLKNVNSSEVEITFDPPWTQDLMSEEAKLELGML, from the coding sequence ATGAGCACAACAGAAATAGACACACAAGAGTTAGGCGAGAAGATAGTTCGTGTTTTAAAAACCATTTACGATCCAGAAATACCTGTAGACATTTACGAATTAGGGTTAATATACGATGTGTTTGTTAATGAAGATTATGATGTAAAAATCTTAATGACTTTAACAACACCTAATTGCCCAGTAGCAGAAACACTACCTCTTGAGGTAGAAGAAAAAGTTAAATCACTTAAAAACGTAAATTCATCTGAGGTAGAGATCACCTTCGATCCACCTTGGACTCAAGATCTAATGAGTGAAGAAGCCAAGTTAGAATTAGGAATGTTATAA
- the hflX gene encoding GTPase HflX codes for MIEKVDITLEKTVLIGVITRDQDEIKSKEYLDELEFLTYTAGGEVIKRFTQKMDIPNPKTFIGTGKMADVEQFIKDNEVGTAIFDDELSPAQERNISKILDCKVLDRTNLILDIFAQRAQTSYARTQVELAQCQYLLPRLKGMWTHLERQKGGIGMRGPGETEIETDRRIVRDKISLLKDKIKTIDKQMAVQRGNRGKMVRVALVGYTNVGKSTLMNVISKSQVFAENKLFATLDTTVRKVVIQNLPFLMSDTVGFIRKLPTQLVESFKSTLDEVREADLLLHVVDISHPNFEEHIESVNKILGEIKSADKPTIMVFNKIDTYKPEPFDDTDLINERTKANYTLQEWKNTWMSKIGNNALFISALNKQNLEDFKKRVYDEVREIHITRFPYNHFLYPDYTEE; via the coding sequence ATGATAGAAAAGGTAGACATCACTTTAGAGAAAACAGTACTTATAGGTGTTATTACGAGAGACCAAGACGAAATAAAATCTAAAGAGTATTTAGATGAGTTAGAGTTTTTAACTTATACAGCAGGAGGCGAAGTTATAAAACGCTTTACTCAAAAAATGGATATACCTAACCCTAAAACCTTTATTGGAACAGGTAAAATGGCTGATGTCGAGCAATTTATTAAAGATAATGAAGTAGGAACTGCTATTTTTGATGATGAATTATCACCAGCGCAAGAACGAAATATTAGTAAAATATTAGATTGTAAAGTACTTGATCGTACTAATCTTATTCTCGATATTTTTGCACAACGTGCCCAAACAAGTTATGCACGAACCCAAGTAGAACTAGCACAATGTCAGTATTTGTTACCAAGATTAAAAGGAATGTGGACACACCTTGAACGTCAAAAAGGGGGGATAGGAATGCGTGGGCCTGGAGAAACAGAGATTGAAACGGATAGGCGTATTGTACGTGATAAAATATCATTGCTAAAAGATAAAATTAAAACTATTGACAAACAGATGGCTGTGCAGCGTGGTAACCGTGGCAAAATGGTTCGCGTAGCATTAGTAGGATACACTAATGTGGGTAAATCTACTTTAATGAACGTTATTAGTAAATCTCAGGTTTTTGCAGAAAACAAACTGTTTGCAACATTAGATACTACGGTACGTAAAGTGGTAATTCAAAACCTTCCTTTTTTAATGAGCGATACAGTTGGGTTTATACGTAAACTTCCAACACAGTTAGTAGAATCATTTAAAAGTACATTAGATGAGGTTAGAGAAGCCGATTTATTATTGCATGTGGTAGATATCTCTCACCCTAATTTTGAAGAGCATATTGAGTCAGTAAATAAAATTTTAGGCGAAATTAAAAGTGCAGACAAACCTACGATAATGGTATTTAATAAGATTGATACTTATAAACCAGAACCTTTTGACGATACAGATTTAATTAATGAACGTACAAAAGCCAATTATACTCTACAAGAATGGAAAAATACTTGGATGTCTAAAATAGGTAATAATGCATTGTTTATCTCTGCGCTTAATAAGCAAAACCTTGAAGATTTCAAGAAGCGTGTGTATGATGAGGTACGCGAGATACACATTACACGTTTTCCTTATAATCATTTTTTATACCCAGATTATACAGAAGAATAA